In Dryocola sp. LX212, the genomic stretch AGAGAAGGATTTCGTTTCTACTGCACCACTGGCGCGCGTCACCGCTACCGTGAAATTCCTCTCATCAGAGTTTGTGACATCAATTCCAGATACGCCGTCAACAAGACATTCCCAGCCGCGCATGCCGTGCGTTTTTTCATACGCGCGCCACAGCCCTCCTGAGTGAGTTGCATAACTGCCGCGAGGATAACTCTTCTCTTCGTCAATGAATGGCGACACCTCAAGCTGCAGGGCATCTCGTCCATCTGTACCATTTTTAGAGGGTTCTGGTTCTGGGAGAGCCTGCACCGCGGCGGTGACTAATGCGTTAATGTCAGGAATCTCGGGAGCGGCTGGCACCTTAATTTCTGATACAGCTGTTTTAACCAGTTGTTCAAGCATCGGCTGAACATCTTCAGGGGATACGCTTTTACCTGGAGCCGGAGCGGGAAGCGCCTGCACCGCAGAAGCCACCAGCGCGTCGATGTCAGGAAGATCCGGGATTTCCGGCTCGGGAACCAGGGCTGCCGCTTCACGCGCTATAGCCGACAAATCTGGTTCCGGAGAGTCAACTATCTCCTGTAGTGATTTACTCAGACATGAAAATTTTTCTTCAAAAGCCTGTTGCTGTTGCTCCAGTTGCTTTGCAAAGCTTTCCCGGAGTAATGAAAGCACGCCGCTGATTTCTTCGGTGACGGCTTTAATTATTGCCAGTTCACGGTCATTCATTTGGCAATCATTCCTCTGATCATGGCTTTCATTGCAGACAATTCGTCAGCAGAGAAAGCTTTACTGGCTGATTCTTCCTGCTGTTCTGGCTGCCGCGTGGATGACGACTTGAACGGATCGTCAGATGCATCGCGCCGGGCCAGCGCCGGAAGGCTGTAGTTTTGCTGCTGAAGATAGAGCGCATCCCCACCATCGACGGGTGGCAGGTTTTCTTTTTTGCGCGCTTCGTTCGGGGTAAGAATGGTATTTTTCACCCCTTCGCCCAAAGTCTTCATGCGTCGCTCACTGTCCATACGCAGAAGCGAGCTGATATCAAGCTCAACGCCTTTACGACCATCAAGATCCAGAGCTTCATCCAGCAGCACTTCAATCGACTCGATAAGCACCTGCAGGCACTGCGAGTAATACTGTTGCTCAAGAGATTCAATGTTGTCGTAAGACGGCATCTCGCCCACGCCGACCTTGTACGCAGGAACGTGAAATGCAGAACAGCACATTTCAGCTGAAAGCTTTTGTTGCTCCACCGTCTGCGCATCGACCGCAGACATGGTCACCGCTTTATATTCAGCACCGCCTGACAGCAGGCCAGTCTTGCCAGCGTTTTCCCCTGTATAGCCGGTATCCCAATTAGTTTTTATCTCCCTGGCCTTTTCCTCACTGACAGAGCCGGGAATGGTAATAACACCACTCGGTTTGCCACCATTTTTAAAGAAGAACGCAGAGCTTTCCAGAATGTGTTTGCCCTGCATAGCAGCCATACCGCAGGCATAAATTGGCGATACCCCGATCAGCGGATGGAACAGGCAGTTGAAGCGATCGTGGATAATTTCACGCGCCGGTACGGTGACCTGCGCCGGTAGTCCGCTGATGTTATCGGGGTTTATTTGATAAAAAACCGAGCCATCCTCCGCCACAAGAGGCGTAACTTTGTTTGGGTCAAGAATACGTAATTCATTGATGGCGCCCGCAGCATTTTTAACCTTCATCACATACGTATTGCCGTGACAAAGTTTCGAGTTGATCCACGTTTCCAAAAACTGAATACGATTCTGGAAAGCATTCGGCTTTTTAAAAAGCTTATCTATTTTTGCGTCCTGCAAGTCTTTCCATACACCGTCTGAGCCTTTAGCCTTCAAAGCGGGAGGCATTTTGGATATGTCGCTGGCAATAAGAGAAATACAGGAAAACACAGCATAATAAGCCAGTACTGTCGGGTTGCTGACCTCCATATTTCGTTGCCAGGCACCTGCAAATGGTTCCCTGACCCAAGAAAAAATAGAGGTCCATCCCTGATTAGAGGGTTGCTGCAGCGCCTTCTCTTTCCGCTTAAAAAATCCCAACATCAGCCGGCCCCCTCGTTATCTTTTTTCTTCTATTGCCACCAGCACGCCGGACGATTACGTATTCAGCCTTTTTAATCAAAACCAGTACCTTCGCGCACTGGTCATTCACGGTTTTTTCATCGCCAGGCAATGAGTCATGCGTTCGCTGAAGGTATTTGATCCTTGCCATAAATATGGCGGGGTTCCCCCCGCCCTCCGTTTTAGCTTGTCTGGCCTGAGCTATAGTTAACGCCGCTAATTACTGCAACGGCTGCTGTGCGTCTGCGCTGCCAGTTAATCCAACGTTCGGCACGAATTGCTACGCTGTTGGTCTGCCACATAGAAACTAACTCGACTCCTGTTGGAGTAACGCTATCACCGGTTGGCGCAGACTCCATTTCCAGTGATGCTTCGCTGGACATATCAACAGCTACACCACCTTCATCTGCCAGATAAATATCTGGGGCATTCATGAGGACAATTTGGTTACCAACATATTGCGAAACAATCGCAGGGAGACCTTCATAGGTGCCACCGAACATTGTCATGTCAGGATATTCCTTAGCACCCAGAGGGGTTTTGCGTTTTGATAATGCCAGTGCAGTGGAGCTGGACATCAACCAGACGGCACCTGTTGGTTGTAGATCAGCAGCAATGAAAACTTCGAAAGCTGCAGTGCTATCCGCATCCGGATCGCCAGTGCTCGGGATTGTTGTCGCACCATTGGTAATGGAGGCGGGAGAAATTCCAGCCTGAGCAGCTTTGGCTGGGTCCACGAAGTCTGTATCCAGTCGAGCAATTACCGACTCGGCCAGAGAGTTTCGAACCAGAACATCCGCCTTTGGATTTGAGAAGCGCAACAGCTCTTCAGTAAGAACAGAGATTGCTGCAACCTTTGAAAAACCGAAAGTGACTGTTTCAAAGTTAAATTTTGTCAGTGGTTTTGCTTTGCCCTGTCCTACCCATTGCGCCGCCCCACCAGACGTCTGCACCGGAATACGGATATTGAATGGAACTTCATGTAATGAAGGGATATTGCCAGTGCCAAACTGACCGATGATAGTTTTCGGACGCAGGAATTCAACAAAATCTCCCGCAAATTCCTGATATTCGACAAGTGAACCAGCCCATTCTGGGTCGGTAGTCGTACCAGCACTTACCGCTGCTTTAAGTACATGGTGTAATTTCGTATCGTCGGGATATTTGTTCTTGGCAATCTGAAGAGCTTCAGATCGCACACCTTTTGCCGCCGCAAGGGATTTAGCTAATCGAGCAAAAGCGATGCCTTTTTCCAGTTTCTGCTCAACGCGAATAATACCAGGACCACGGTTGTCAACCGTGCTTACT encodes the following:
- a CDS encoding phage gp6-like head-tail connector protein; the encoded protein is MNDRELAIIKAVTEEISGVLSLLRESFAKQLEQQQQAFEEKFSCLSKSLQEIVDSPEPDLSAIAREAAALVPEPEIPDLPDIDALVASAVQALPAPAPGKSVSPEDVQPMLEQLVKTAVSEIKVPAAPEIPDINALVTAAVQALPEPEPSKNGTDGRDALQLEVSPFIDEEKSYPRGSYATHSGGLWRAYEKTHGMRGWECLVDGVSGIDVTNSDERNFTVAVTRASGAVETKSFSIPTLIYRGVFKSGDVYKRGDTVTWGGSMWHCDEESTDKPGENGSKGWTLATKRGRDGRDKT
- a CDS encoding phage portal protein, with product MLGFFKRKEKALQQPSNQGWTSIFSWVREPFAGAWQRNMEVSNPTVLAYYAVFSCISLIASDISKMPPALKAKGSDGVWKDLQDAKIDKLFKKPNAFQNRIQFLETWINSKLCHGNTYVMKVKNAAGAINELRILDPNKVTPLVAEDGSVFYQINPDNISGLPAQVTVPAREIIHDRFNCLFHPLIGVSPIYACGMAAMQGKHILESSAFFFKNGGKPSGVITIPGSVSEEKAREIKTNWDTGYTGENAGKTGLLSGGAEYKAVTMSAVDAQTVEQQKLSAEMCCSAFHVPAYKVGVGEMPSYDNIESLEQQYYSQCLQVLIESIEVLLDEALDLDGRKGVELDISSLLRMDSERRMKTLGEGVKNTILTPNEARKKENLPPVDGGDALYLQQQNYSLPALARRDASDDPFKSSSTRQPEQQEESASKAFSADELSAMKAMIRGMIAK
- a CDS encoding phage major capsid protein — protein: MTFKRACTLMTVKSVNEDERIITGIASTPSPDRDGDILESGGATYRSETPFLWQHDRSQPIGTCTPKMVKEGMQITAKLAKPTPDMPSQLAARLDEAWASIKAGLVRGLSIGFLPKEYSYLDEGGVRFIKWDLLEVSAVTIPANAECSIQTVKSFDRQFFAASGNEKLVVTTTPSAGATAKKTIEIKGKNMNLSEQIKSFENKRAALAASLSDVMSKAADEGRTLDSEETEQYDNVSAEVKSVDEHLKRLRDLENNMAATAVPVSKAANGTVSTVDNRGPGIIRVEQKLEKGIAFARLAKSLAAAKGVRSEALQIAKNKYPDDTKLHHVLKAAVSAGTTTDPEWAGSLVEYQEFAGDFVEFLRPKTIIGQFGTGNIPSLHEVPFNIRIPVQTSGGAAQWVGQGKAKPLTKFNFETVTFGFSKVAAISVLTEELLRFSNPKADVLVRNSLAESVIARLDTDFVDPAKAAQAGISPASITNGATTIPSTGDPDADSTAAFEVFIAADLQPTGAVWLMSSSTALALSKRKTPLGAKEYPDMTMFGGTYEGLPAIVSQYVGNQIVLMNAPDIYLADEGGVAVDMSSEASLEMESAPTGDSVTPTGVELVSMWQTNSVAIRAERWINWQRRRTAAVAVISGVNYSSGQTS